A stretch of Malus sylvestris chromosome 11, drMalSylv7.2, whole genome shotgun sequence DNA encodes these proteins:
- the LOC126591275 gene encoding uncharacterized WD repeat-containing protein C2A9.03-like, whose protein sequence is MQPIKRIKIHQIRYKYGRNTNTHTTKKARPFRKVLFNVTLFRFLNLGFPDPNNESCGIVGKNMSHYAGYVEDEYEMEDVDDDMDDEFRGREMGGSDSDVDEYDYSNSKVADTTAAQAGKGKDIQGIPWDRLSITREKYRHTRFEQYKNYESIPNSGEGSGKDCKDTKKGSVYYEFRRSTRSVKSTILHFQLRNLVWATSKHDVYLMSHFSVIHWSSLSCTKSEVLNVSGHVAPSEKHSGSLLEGFTRTQVSTLAVKDKLLVAGGFQGELICKHLDRPGVSFCSRTTNAITNAVEIYDSPSGAVHFTASNNDCGVRDFDVEKFQLTKHFRYPWPVNHTSLSPDGKLLVIVGDNPEGMLVNSQTGKTVMSLSGHLDFSFASAWHPDGMTFATGNQDKTCRIWDVRNLSKSVAVLKGNLGAIRSIRYTSDGQYMMMAEPADFVHVYDVKSGYEKEQEIDFFGEISGISFSPDTESLFIGVWDRTYGSLLEYGRSRNYSYPGVKK, encoded by the exons ATGCAGCCGATTAAGCGCATAAAAATACATCAAATACGATACAAATACGGTAGAAATACGAATACGCACACAACAAAGAAAGCCCGTCCTTTTCGTAAGGTTCTCTTCAACGTTACTCTCTTTCGGTTTCTCAATTTGGGATTTCCAGATCCGAACAACGAAAG TTGTGGCATTGTTGGGAAGAATATGTCCCATTACGCTGGTTATGTGGAGGATGAATACGAAATGGAAGATGTAGACGATGATATGGATGATGAATTTCGCGGTAGAGAAATGGGCGGCTCAGATTCTGATGTTGATGAATATGACTACTCG AATAGTAAAGTAGCTGATACAACTGCTGCTCAAgcaggaaaaggaaaagacatCCAAGGCATTCCTTGGGATAGACTTAGCATTACTAGAGAGAAATACCGACATACTAGGTTTGAACAATACAAGAATTATGAGAGTATTCCTAATTCTGGAGAAGGATCAGGGAAG GATTGCAAAGATACAAAGAAAGGATCTGTATATTATGAGTTCAGACGAAGTACTAGATCAgtgaaatcaaccattcttcaTTTTCAG TTGCGTAACCTGGTCTGGGCTACTTCCAAGCATGATGTCTACCTGATGTCACATTTTTCTGTCATTCATTGGTCTTCATTAAGTTGCACAAAGTCTGAGGTTCTCAATGTTTCTGGACATGTGGCACCATCGGAG AAACATTCTGGAAGTCTCTTGGAGGGATTTACGAGGACTCAAGTTAGTACTCTTGCTGTAAAAGATAAGTTGCTAGTTGCTGGAGGATTCCAGGGTGAACTTATTTGCAAG CATCTTGATCGGCCTGGAGTCAGCTTTTGTTCAAGGACAACTAATGCAATAACAAATGCTGTTGAGATTTATGATAGTCCTAG CGGGGCAGTTCACTTTACAGCCTCTAATAATGACTGTGGAGTCAGAGACTTTGACGTGGAGAAATTTCAGCTTACTAAGCATTTCCGTTATCCTTGGCCTGTGAAT CATACTTCTCTGAGTCCTGATGGTAAACTTCTTGTGATTGTTGGAGACAATCCGGAAGGGATGTTGGTAAACTCTCAAACTGGAAAG ACGGTGATGTCTTTAAGTGGGCACTTGGATTTCTCCTTCGCATCAGCATGGCATCCTGATGGTATGACCTTTGCTACTGGGAACCAGGACAAAACCTGCCGGATTTGGGAtgttcgaaacctttccaagtCAGTTGCTGTTTTGAAGGGGAACCTTGGAGCTATTCGGTCAATCCGGTATACTTCCGATGGTCAGTATATGATGATGGCAGAGCCAGCGGATTTTGTGCATGTCTATGATGTGAAAAGTGGGTATGAAAAGGAACAGGAGATTGATTTCTTTGGTGAGATATCTGGCATATCATTCAGTCCGGACACAGAGTCGCTTTTTATTGGAGTGTGGGATCGTACATACGGTAGTCTTCTTGAGTATGGCCGAAGCCGGAACTACTCTTACCCTGGTGTTAAGAAGTAA
- the LOC126591269 gene encoding uncharacterized protein LOC126591269 isoform X3, protein MSKRSINALVNDDNNKKQTNSDNEYNVLVQCDHQPRKVCRTSYLENHENAVLSQIDTFLRTPYFKHQCSSSGSAVVQCDLKNANYDKVQHTASVEKIVQPSDRKGKKPINLLDNSDNMAEKTIDPQNYNLMNKGQAFFQKSRTGVLKDYVDFGDKNYKCSHCGAYFWLKESLKQMFARLNFKKEMPSKFLYDGRQKFWKPRKRKGSIGRIAYVHPASGYLHWNYCF, encoded by the exons ATGTCTAAAAGATCTATAAATGCGTTGGTCAATGATgataacaacaaaaaacaaacaaatagtgATAATGAATATAATGTCTTGGTTCAGTGTGACCATCAGCCAAGAAAAGTGTGTAGAACCAGTTATCTTGAAAATCATGAAAACGCTGTTTTATCTCAGATTGATACATTTCTTCGAACTCCATATTTTAAACATCAGTGTAGTAGTAGTGGATCAGCTGTTGTACAATGCGATTTGAAAAATGCTAATTATGATAAAGTGCAGCATACTGCATCTGTTGAAAAAATTGTTCAGCCTTCTGATCGAAAAGGTAAAAAACCTATTAATTTGTTGGATAATTCTGATAACATGGCTGAAAAAACGATTGATCCTCAAAATTACAATCTTATGAACAAGGGCCAAGCATTCTTCCAGAAAAGCAGAACTG GGGTTTTAAAAGATTATGTGGATTTTGGGGATAAGAATTATAAATGTAGTCACTGCGGTGCCTATTTTTGGTTGAAAGAGTCTCTTAAGCAA ATGTTTGCACGATTGAATTTCAAAAAAGAG ATGCCATCCAAGTTTTTATATGATGGACGACAGAAGTTTTGGAAGCCAAGGAAACGCAAAGGATCAATTGGTAGGATAGCATATGTGCACCCTGCATCTG GTTACCTTCATTGGAACTACTGTTTTTAG
- the LOC126591269 gene encoding uncharacterized protein LOC126591269 isoform X2, translated as MFSFTSMGAKIDHSINDGSGPYIFKISGQVCHLMGSLLPADNECPKFAQLYVYDTYNEVQNRLKAFESDGNNRKLDPKIVEGLIKMFDMSNELVKLFRTARDKFETNRLTSLKMRLSARETTDGKQYDQPTSDEISGLIVGDIGLADSNRDIIIESKSEGLKRVTKLNPKFMSLQYPLLFPYGEDGYRPDLKWNKNYKGSETKRQRIPMRAFIAYQIQEREPCLTTLLKGGRLFQQYLVDSYATLEEDRLDYIRQNQKNLRSEVYKGIYDAMSRGDNDANNLGQKIVLPASYTGSPRYMINNYQDAMAICREYGHPDLFITFTCNIKWPEIIREFQKKPGFKPEDRPDIISRVFKMKLDDMLHFIKSGKPFGEVEANVCTIEFQKRDAIQVFI; from the exons ATGTTTTCATTTACTTCGATGGGAGCCAAAATTGATCACTCAATTAATGATGGTTCAGGTCCTTATATTTTCAAAATTAGTGGTCAAGTTTGCCATTTGATGGGATCTCTGTTGCCTGCTGACAATGAGTGTCCAAAATTTGCACAATTATATGTCTATGATACATACAATGAAGTACAAAATCGATTGAAGGCTTTTGAATCTGATGGAAATAATAGAAAGCTTGATCCAAAAATTGTTGAAGGTTTGATTAAGATGTTTGATATGTCAAATGAGTTAGTTAAGCTTTTTCGAACAGCAAGAGATAAGTTTGAAACTAATAGACTCACTTCTTTGAAAATGAGATTATCAGCAAGAGAAACAACAGATGGTAAACAATATGACCAACCAACAAGTGATGAAATAAGTGGTCTGATAGTTGGTGATATAGGACTTGCTGATTCTAATAGAGATATTATTATTGAGTCTAAAAGTGAAGGATTAAAGCGTGTTACAAAATTAAATCCAAAATTTATGTCTTTGCAATATCCTCTTCTTTTCCCATACGGTGAAGATGGTTATAGACCTGATTTAAAATGGAACAAAAATTATAAGGGTTCAGAGACTAAAAGACAAAGGATACCCATGAGAGCTTTTATAGCGTATCAAATTCAAGAACGAGAACCATGCTTAACAACATTGTTAAAAGGGGGGAGACTTTTTCAACAATATTTGGTTGATTCTTATGCAACACTTGAAGAAGATAGGTTAGATTACATTaggcaaaaccaaaaaaatttaagaagTGAAGTTTACAAAGGAATTTATGATGCGATGTCAAGGGGTGATAATGATGCAAACAATTTGGGACAAAAAATTGTATTGCCTGCTTCATACACAGGGAGTCCTAGATATATGATTAATAATTATCAAGATGCAATGGCTATTTGCAGAGAATATGGACATCCTGATTTATTCATAACATTCACATGCAATATAAAGTGGCCAGAAATCATAAGAGAATTTCAGAAAAAACCAGGATTCAAACCTGAAGATAGGCCTGATATAATTTCCAGagtatttaaaatgaaactCGATGATATGCTTCACTTTATAAAATCTGGAAAACCTTTTGGAGAAGTTGAAGCAA ATGTTTGCACGATTGAATTTCAAAAAAGAG ATGCCATCCAAGTTTTTATATGA
- the LOC126591269 gene encoding uncharacterized protein LOC126591269 isoform X1, which produces MSKRSINALVNDDNNKKQTNSDNEYNVLVQCDHQPRKVCRTSYLENHENAVLSQIDTFLRTPYFKHQCSSSGSAVVQCDLKNANYDKVQHTASVEKIVQPSDRKGKKPINLLDNSDNMAEKTIDPQNYNLMNKGQAFFQKSRTGVLKDYVDFGDKNYKCSHCGAYFWLKESLKQVCKKDEPIFTLCCQQGKIAFPNPKPTPPFLESLLDPNGGPKSLSFRENIRAYNSMFSFTSMGAKIDHSINDGSGPYIFKISGQVCHLMGSLLPADNECPKFAQLYVYDTYNEVQNRLKAFESDGNNRKLDPKIVEGLIKMFDMSNELVKLFRTARDKFETNRLTSLKMRLSARETTDGKQYDQPTSDEISGLIVGDIGLADSNRDIIIESKSEGLKRVTKLNPKFMSLQYPLLFPYGEDGYRPDLKWNKNYKGSETKRQRIPMRAFIAYQIQEREPCLTTLLKGGRLFQQYLVDSYATLEEDRLDYIRQNQKNLRSEVYKGIYDAMSRGDNDANNLGQKIVLPASYTGSPRYMINNYQDAMAICREYGHPDLFITFTCNIKWPEIIREFQKKPGFKPEDRPDIISRVFKMKLDDMLHFIKSGKPFGEVEANVCTIEFQKRDAIQVFI; this is translated from the exons ATGTCTAAAAGATCTATAAATGCGTTGGTCAATGATgataacaacaaaaaacaaacaaatagtgATAATGAATATAATGTCTTGGTTCAGTGTGACCATCAGCCAAGAAAAGTGTGTAGAACCAGTTATCTTGAAAATCATGAAAACGCTGTTTTATCTCAGATTGATACATTTCTTCGAACTCCATATTTTAAACATCAGTGTAGTAGTAGTGGATCAGCTGTTGTACAATGCGATTTGAAAAATGCTAATTATGATAAAGTGCAGCATACTGCATCTGTTGAAAAAATTGTTCAGCCTTCTGATCGAAAAGGTAAAAAACCTATTAATTTGTTGGATAATTCTGATAACATGGCTGAAAAAACGATTGATCCTCAAAATTACAATCTTATGAACAAGGGCCAAGCATTCTTCCAGAAAAGCAGAACTG GGGTTTTAAAAGATTATGTGGATTTTGGGGATAAGAATTATAAATGTAGTCACTGCGGTGCCTATTTTTGGTTGAAAGAGTCTCTTAAGCAAGTATGTAAAAAAGATGAACCTATTTTCACTCTTTGTTGTCAACAAGGAAAAATtgcttttccaaatccaaaaccaacaCCGCCTTTTTTAGAATCTTTGCTTGATCCAAATGGTGGTCCAAAAAGTTTATCATTTCGAGAAAATATTAGAGCTTACAATTCTATGTTTTCATTTACTTCGATGGGAGCCAAAATTGATCACTCAATTAATGATGGTTCAGGTCCTTATATTTTCAAAATTAGTGGTCAAGTTTGCCATTTGATGGGATCTCTGTTGCCTGCTGACAATGAGTGTCCAAAATTTGCACAATTATATGTCTATGATACATACAATGAAGTACAAAATCGATTGAAGGCTTTTGAATCTGATGGAAATAATAGAAAGCTTGATCCAAAAATTGTTGAAGGTTTGATTAAGATGTTTGATATGTCAAATGAGTTAGTTAAGCTTTTTCGAACAGCAAGAGATAAGTTTGAAACTAATAGACTCACTTCTTTGAAAATGAGATTATCAGCAAGAGAAACAACAGATGGTAAACAATATGACCAACCAACAAGTGATGAAATAAGTGGTCTGATAGTTGGTGATATAGGACTTGCTGATTCTAATAGAGATATTATTATTGAGTCTAAAAGTGAAGGATTAAAGCGTGTTACAAAATTAAATCCAAAATTTATGTCTTTGCAATATCCTCTTCTTTTCCCATACGGTGAAGATGGTTATAGACCTGATTTAAAATGGAACAAAAATTATAAGGGTTCAGAGACTAAAAGACAAAGGATACCCATGAGAGCTTTTATAGCGTATCAAATTCAAGAACGAGAACCATGCTTAACAACATTGTTAAAAGGGGGGAGACTTTTTCAACAATATTTGGTTGATTCTTATGCAACACTTGAAGAAGATAGGTTAGATTACATTaggcaaaaccaaaaaaatttaagaagTGAAGTTTACAAAGGAATTTATGATGCGATGTCAAGGGGTGATAATGATGCAAACAATTTGGGACAAAAAATTGTATTGCCTGCTTCATACACAGGGAGTCCTAGATATATGATTAATAATTATCAAGATGCAATGGCTATTTGCAGAGAATATGGACATCCTGATTTATTCATAACATTCACATGCAATATAAAGTGGCCAGAAATCATAAGAGAATTTCAGAAAAAACCAGGATTCAAACCTGAAGATAGGCCTGATATAATTTCCAGagtatttaaaatgaaactCGATGATATGCTTCACTTTATAAAATCTGGAAAACCTTTTGGAGAAGTTGAAGCAA ATGTTTGCACGATTGAATTTCAAAAAAGAG ATGCCATCCAAGTTTTTATATGA